The following are from one region of the Vicinamibacterales bacterium genome:
- a CDS encoding OmpH family outer membrane protein — translation MRVLQMSFLAAVLTVALAVPSFAQTAPAGAPKPQTPPPATPAAPAGLGAPPAVAPKPQPPMPFPQDAKYAFVDVQAIASNSAAGKDATKKLQALTERKQQEIGDKNKQLQALTSKRDTSAGVMNEAARAQLDKDIEKLQRDIQYANSSAQAEVNDMQNELQGEFQKKLIPIIEELAKEKGLYMIFTAESGFAYVYPGLNLSDEVIKRLDVKKD, via the coding sequence ATGAGAGTGTTGCAGATGTCCTTTCTTGCGGCCGTGCTGACCGTGGCGCTGGCCGTGCCCTCGTTCGCGCAGACCGCTCCCGCCGGGGCGCCGAAGCCCCAGACGCCGCCGCCGGCGACCCCCGCCGCGCCCGCGGGGCTGGGGGCGCCACCCGCGGTGGCTCCCAAGCCGCAGCCGCCGATGCCGTTCCCGCAGGACGCGAAGTACGCGTTCGTCGACGTCCAGGCCATCGCCTCGAACTCCGCGGCCGGTAAGGACGCGACCAAGAAGCTGCAGGCGCTCACCGAGCGGAAGCAGCAGGAGATCGGCGACAAGAACAAGCAGCTGCAGGCACTGACGAGCAAGCGCGACACCAGCGCCGGCGTGATGAACGAGGCGGCGCGGGCTCAGCTCGACAAGGACATCGAGAAGCTGCAGCGCGACATCCAGTACGCCAACAGCAGCGCCCAGGCCGAAGTCAACGACATGCAGAACGAGCTTCAGGGAGAGTTTCAGAAGAAGCTGATCCCGATCATCGAGGAGCTCGCCAAGGAGAAGGGGCTCTACATGATCTTCACGGCGGAATCCGGCTTCGCCTACGTCTATCCAGGACTCAACCTCTCCGACGAAGTGATCAAGCGGCTCGACGTCAAGAAAGACTAG
- the lpxA gene encoding acyl-ACP--UDP-N-acetylglucosamine O-acyltransferase encodes MDIVSALDRLCYRYPSPLVDLVLEHEPGRRMTAVKNVSVNEDFFQGHFPGEPMMPGVLMIETMAQVASILLVGGARPVARAWLRGVDNAKFRSRVVPGDRLMVEVTTGPCRGPIARLNAVATIDGSVAAEAELVMGVEFAAATETTDPAGIHPTAIVHPGARIGAGTVIGPYATIGQHVTIGCDCRIGASCVIDGLTTIGDGNEIFPMASIGLVPQDLKFGGEMTRVVIGDRNVIREFVTVHRGTKGGGGVTTIGNHNLLMAYAHIAHDCHVASETIFGNAATLAGHVLVEDFANVGAYSGVHQFCRVGKYAFVGGYSVVTKDALPYVKSVGNRARVYGINSIGLIRRGFSPDSITRLRRAYRHLLHSNTSRAIAQIEKDPSLQTPEIRYLVEFIRTSKRGVGLRRPSRRVEEVVED; translated from the coding sequence ATGGACATCGTCTCTGCCCTCGACCGTCTCTGTTACCGCTATCCGTCTCCGCTGGTTGACCTCGTGCTCGAACACGAGCCGGGGAGACGGATGACTGCGGTCAAGAACGTCAGCGTCAACGAAGATTTCTTTCAGGGGCACTTCCCGGGCGAACCGATGATGCCCGGCGTCCTGATGATCGAAACCATGGCGCAGGTGGCGTCAATTCTGCTGGTGGGGGGAGCGCGGCCGGTCGCGCGCGCCTGGCTGCGCGGCGTCGACAACGCCAAGTTCCGCTCGCGCGTGGTCCCCGGCGATCGCCTGATGGTGGAAGTGACGACCGGCCCCTGCCGCGGCCCGATCGCGCGGCTGAACGCGGTTGCGACGATCGACGGCAGCGTCGCGGCCGAGGCCGAGCTGGTCATGGGCGTCGAGTTCGCGGCGGCGACCGAGACGACGGATCCCGCCGGGATCCATCCCACCGCGATCGTCCATCCTGGCGCCAGGATTGGCGCCGGGACCGTGATCGGGCCGTACGCGACCATTGGCCAGCACGTAACGATCGGCTGCGACTGCCGCATTGGCGCCTCGTGCGTCATCGACGGCCTGACCACGATCGGCGACGGCAACGAGATCTTCCCGATGGCGTCGATCGGGCTGGTGCCGCAGGACCTCAAGTTCGGCGGAGAGATGACGCGCGTGGTGATTGGCGATCGCAACGTCATCCGCGAATTCGTCACCGTGCACCGCGGCACCAAGGGCGGCGGCGGCGTCACCACCATCGGCAACCACAATCTGCTGATGGCCTACGCCCACATCGCGCACGACTGCCACGTCGCGAGCGAGACCATCTTCGGCAACGCCGCGACGCTCGCCGGTCACGTGCTGGTCGAAGACTTCGCCAACGTCGGCGCCTACTCGGGCGTGCACCAGTTCTGCCGCGTCGGCAAGTACGCGTTCGTCGGCGGCTACTCGGTGGTGACCAAGGACGCGTTGCCCTACGTCAAGTCGGTCGGCAACCGCGCCCGCGTCTACGGCATCAACTCGATCGGCCTCATCCGCCGCGGGTTCTCGCCGGACTCGATCACGCGCTTGCGGCGCGCCTATCGGCACCTGCTGCACTCGAACACCAGCCGCGCGATCGCGCAGATCGAGAAGGACCCCTCGCTGCAGACGCCGGAGATTCGCTACCTGGTGGAGTTCATCCGCACCTCCAAGCGCGGCGTCGGCCTCCGCCGCCCGAGCCGCCGGGTGGAAGAAGTCGTCGAGGACTGA
- the lpxI gene encoding UDP-2,3-diacylglucosamine diphosphatase LpxI (LpxI, functionally equivalent to LpxH, replaces it in LPS biosynthesis in a minority of bacteria.), which translates to MARIGLIAGNGRFPFLALQGASSLGHDVTVVAVKEEAFPELEGAAREAGADLHWVSLGHLGKCIKILKQAGVRQAIMAGQVKHAKIFSVVPDLTLLSVLTRLKARNTDALISAVADVLRGEGIELLDSTAFLDPLLARPGVLTRRPPSAAELEDFAFGYRMADTIAALDIGQTIVVKDKAVVAVEAMEGTDAVVRRAGEIAGPGTRVVKVAKPKQDMRFDVPVVGVATIASMRAAGATAITIDSGQTLVVDGDRFIEAADAAGIAVVGRAPAGGRNEAAIATAPPGRP; encoded by the coding sequence GTGGCCCGCATCGGTCTGATTGCCGGCAACGGCCGGTTTCCCTTCCTTGCGCTCCAGGGCGCCAGCAGCCTCGGTCACGACGTCACCGTCGTCGCCGTGAAGGAGGAGGCGTTCCCGGAGCTCGAGGGGGCGGCGCGCGAGGCCGGTGCGGACCTCCATTGGGTCTCCCTCGGGCACTTGGGTAAGTGTATCAAGATACTCAAGCAGGCCGGTGTCCGCCAGGCGATCATGGCCGGGCAGGTGAAGCACGCGAAGATCTTCTCGGTCGTGCCCGACCTGACGCTGCTGTCGGTGCTCACCAGGCTCAAGGCGAGGAACACCGATGCGCTCATCTCGGCGGTCGCCGACGTCCTGCGAGGCGAAGGGATCGAACTGCTCGACTCAACCGCCTTTCTCGACCCGTTGCTGGCGCGGCCGGGCGTGCTGACCCGGCGTCCCCCATCGGCCGCCGAGCTGGAGGATTTCGCGTTTGGCTACCGGATGGCCGATACGATTGCGGCGCTCGACATCGGCCAGACGATCGTGGTCAAGGACAAGGCGGTGGTCGCGGTCGAGGCCATGGAGGGGACCGACGCCGTGGTGCGTCGGGCCGGAGAGATTGCCGGCCCTGGCACCCGGGTCGTCAAGGTCGCCAAGCCGAAGCAGGACATGCGCTTTGACGTGCCGGTGGTCGGCGTCGCGACGATCGCGTCGATGCGCGCCGCCGGCGCAACCGCCATCACGATCGACAGCGGCCAGACGCTGGTGGTGGACGGCGACCGGTTCATCGAGGCCGCCGACGCTGCCGGCATAGCGGTCGTCGGCCGCGCGCCTGCGGGCGGGCGAAACGAGGCGGCCATCGCGACGGCGCCTCCAGGACGCCCATGA
- a CDS encoding Gfo/Idh/MocA family oxidoreductase codes for MNELRVAVVGVGHLGRHHARLVPEIEGAQLVAAVDTVGERAAAAAAATGALALSDYRELYDRVDAVTIAAPTEAHHAIALDFLQRGISVLVEKPMTRTLGEADALIAAAAASGATLAVGHTERYNPAVAAVMPFVTTPRFIEVHRLGAFPDRSLDIDVVFDLMIHDLDIILALVKAAPVSIEAVGVPVLTDKYDIANARLRFATGCIANVTASRISKERVRKIRFFQPDAYVSIDYAEQEVEGYRLLRRPGERPEIQGGKLPVVREEPLKRELADFVGAVRGRRRPLVSGEDGLRALTLAQAIADKMETV; via the coding sequence ATGAACGAACTGAGGGTAGCGGTGGTCGGCGTGGGCCATCTGGGCAGACATCACGCCCGGCTCGTCCCGGAAATCGAGGGGGCGCAGCTCGTCGCGGCGGTCGACACGGTCGGCGAGCGGGCCGCCGCCGCGGCAGCCGCGACGGGTGCGCTGGCCTTGAGCGACTACCGCGAGCTGTACGATCGGGTGGACGCGGTGACCATCGCGGCGCCGACCGAAGCCCACCATGCGATCGCCCTTGATTTCCTGCAGCGCGGGATCTCCGTGCTGGTCGAGAAGCCGATGACCCGCACGCTCGGCGAAGCGGACGCGCTGATCGCGGCGGCCGCGGCGTCGGGCGCGACGCTCGCCGTCGGACATACCGAGCGCTACAACCCGGCGGTCGCGGCGGTCATGCCGTTCGTGACGACCCCCCGGTTCATCGAAGTGCACCGGCTCGGCGCATTTCCCGATCGCAGCCTCGACATCGACGTCGTGTTCGATCTGATGATCCACGACCTGGACATCATCCTGGCGCTGGTCAAGGCCGCGCCCGTCTCGATCGAGGCCGTGGGCGTGCCGGTCCTGACCGACAAGTACGACATCGCGAATGCCCGCCTGCGCTTCGCGACGGGCTGTATCGCCAACGTCACCGCGAGCCGTATCAGCAAGGAGCGCGTGCGCAAGATCCGGTTCTTCCAGCCCGACGCCTACGTGTCGATCGACTATGCCGAGCAGGAAGTGGAAGGCTATCGGCTGCTGCGACGGCCGGGCGAGCGCCCCGAAATCCAGGGCGGCAAGCTGCCGGTGGTTCGCGAGGAGCCGCTGAAGCGCGAACTGGCGGATTTCGTCGGCGCGGTGCGCGGCCGGCGCCGCCCGCTCGTCAGTGGCGAGGACGGCTTGCGCGCGCTCACGCTGGCGCAGGCGATTGCTGACAAGATGGAGACGGTGTGA
- a CDS encoding menaquinone biosynthesis decarboxylase, with protein sequence MFKDLNTFIDALDKRRELARVSEPVSPDLEIAAVTDRVSKSPGGGPALLFEQPTGFDMPVAINLFGSMARMCMALGVASLDDLAKEIEDLTNPKLPTGMLDKLKMLPMLGRLTDLLPKTVSSGPCQEVVKQKGTLEGIPILKTWPEDGGPYITLPMVFTRDPESGMRNVGTYRMQVYDERTTGMHWQRHKGGAQHYRVAERLGQRLPVSVALGADPALPFAATAPMPEGLDELLLAGFLRRERVELVKCVTNDLEVPASAQIVLEGYVEPGERRREGPFGDHTGFYSHPDDYPVFHITCVTHRKNPIYLTTVVGIPPMEDFYLGKASERIFLPLIRKTVPEIVDMTFPAEGIFHNCVIISIDKRYPGHARKIMNAVWGLGQLMFSKIVIVVDRDVDVQNLSEVAWIVGTHIDPERDVQFMRGPVDDLEDASDLPAYGSKMGIDATRKWASEGFTRPWPKRIRTTDAAAARADQIWERIRQGWKA encoded by the coding sequence ATGTTCAAAGACCTCAACACTTTCATCGACGCGCTCGACAAGCGGCGCGAGCTTGCGCGCGTCAGCGAGCCGGTGAGTCCGGATCTCGAGATCGCGGCGGTCACCGATCGCGTGTCGAAGTCGCCTGGCGGCGGCCCGGCGCTGCTGTTCGAGCAGCCTACCGGCTTCGACATGCCTGTCGCCATCAATCTCTTCGGATCGATGGCGCGCATGTGCATGGCGCTCGGCGTGGCGTCACTCGACGATCTCGCGAAAGAGATCGAGGATCTGACCAATCCGAAGCTGCCCACCGGCATGCTCGACAAGCTCAAGATGCTGCCGATGCTGGGGCGGCTGACCGACCTGCTGCCCAAGACGGTCAGCAGCGGGCCGTGCCAGGAGGTCGTCAAGCAGAAGGGCACGCTCGAAGGCATCCCGATCCTCAAGACCTGGCCGGAAGACGGCGGTCCCTACATCACGCTGCCGATGGTGTTCACGCGCGATCCGGAGAGCGGGATGCGCAACGTCGGCACCTATCGCATGCAGGTCTACGACGAGCGAACGACCGGCATGCACTGGCAGCGGCACAAGGGCGGCGCTCAGCATTATCGCGTCGCCGAGCGCCTGGGCCAGCGCCTGCCCGTCTCGGTCGCGCTCGGGGCCGATCCCGCGCTGCCGTTCGCCGCGACCGCGCCGATGCCGGAAGGTCTCGACGAACTGCTGCTCGCCGGGTTCCTGCGCCGCGAGCGGGTCGAGCTGGTGAAGTGCGTCACCAACGATCTCGAGGTCCCCGCGAGCGCGCAGATCGTGCTGGAAGGCTACGTCGAGCCAGGCGAGCGCCGGCGCGAGGGGCCATTCGGCGACCACACCGGCTTCTATTCGCATCCCGATGACTATCCGGTCTTCCACATCACCTGTGTCACGCACCGCAAGAACCCGATCTACCTGACGACGGTTGTCGGCATTCCGCCGATGGAGGACTTCTATCTCGGCAAGGCGAGCGAGCGGATTTTCCTGCCGCTCATCAGAAAGACGGTCCCCGAGATCGTCGACATGACGTTCCCCGCCGAGGGCATCTTCCACAACTGCGTCATCATCTCGATCGACAAGCGCTACCCTGGGCACGCGCGCAAGATCATGAACGCCGTCTGGGGGCTCGGGCAGCTCATGTTCTCGAAGATCGTGATCGTCGTCGACAGGGACGTCGACGTGCAGAATCTCTCGGAAGTGGCGTGGATCGTCGGCACCCACATCGACCCGGAGCGCGACGTCCAGTTCATGCGCGGGCCGGTGGATGATCTCGAAGACGCCAGCGACCTGCCCGCGTACGGCAGCAAGATGGGCATCGACGCGACGCGGAAGTGGGCGTCGGAGGGGTTCACGCGGCCGTGGCCGAAGCGGATCCGCACGACCGACGCGGCCGCGGCGCGCGCCGATCAGATCTGGGAGAGAATTCGCCAGGGATGGAAAGCGTGA
- a CDS encoding menaquinone biosynthesis protein, with protein sequence MGIRLGAVTYLNARPLVYGLEHSGRFAIRYDIPSECARLLHAHETDLGLIPSIEYLRGPVPYALVPGPAVTSRGPVASVAIYTRREPRDLRTIAMDTSSRTSVALATVLLKRRFGVAPEPAPMAPDLDAMLAAADGALIIGDTSLLLDHEAAGVSKIDLGEAWTAETGLPFVYACWTGWPGALERDDVAALRRARDAGVAQSDAVAAAYYPDDTARQAVARRYLRDNIRYVLGDDELDGLRTFFHYAAELGLVSFDGTLRFYDADDQGTR encoded by the coding sequence GTGGGAATCCGCCTAGGGGCCGTCACGTATCTGAACGCGCGGCCGCTGGTCTACGGTCTGGAGCACAGCGGGCGTTTTGCGATTCGTTACGACATTCCGTCCGAGTGCGCGCGGCTGCTGCATGCGCACGAGACCGACCTCGGGCTGATTCCGTCGATCGAATACCTCCGCGGGCCGGTCCCGTACGCGCTCGTGCCAGGGCCGGCGGTGACCTCGCGTGGCCCGGTCGCCTCGGTGGCGATCTATACGCGGCGCGAACCGCGCGACCTTCGCACGATCGCGATGGACACCAGCTCGCGGACGTCGGTCGCCCTCGCCACGGTGCTGCTGAAGCGGCGTTTCGGCGTCGCCCCCGAGCCGGCGCCGATGGCGCCCGACCTCGACGCGATGCTGGCGGCTGCCGATGGCGCCCTCATCATCGGCGACACATCGCTGCTGCTCGACCACGAGGCCGCCGGCGTCAGCAAGATCGACTTGGGCGAGGCATGGACGGCGGAGACGGGATTGCCGTTCGTCTATGCCTGCTGGACGGGTTGGCCCGGCGCCCTCGAGCGCGACGACGTCGCGGCGCTGCGGCGCGCCCGCGACGCGGGCGTCGCGCAGTCCGATGCCGTCGCCGCCGCCTACTATCCCGATGACACCGCGCGCCAGGCGGTCGCCAGGCGCTATCTGCGCGATAATATTCGCTACGTCCTCGGAGACGACGAGCTGGACGGGCTGCGGACCTTCTTTCACTACGCCGCCGAGCTCGGGCTCGTCTCGTTCGACGGAACGCTGCGCTTCTACGATGCCGACGATCAAGGCACTCGCTGA
- the mqnC gene encoding cyclic dehypoxanthinyl futalosine synthase, with amino-acid sequence MPTIKALADTVTAGGRLSAADALELYHHAPLPLLGELAETVRARKHPGRIVTYIIDRNVNYTNVCIARCNFCAFYRPVGSSEGYVLGFEEVFRKIDETIALGGVQLLLQGGHNPDLPFEWYEDLFRAVKQRYPSFKLHALSPPEVIHLTRMTKLTVPEVLDRLIAAGLDSVPGGGAEILVDRVRKLLNCYGKATADEWLSVMREAHRKGLRTTATMMYGHVETVEERIEHLVRLREVQDETGGFTAFIAWSYQPEHTELGGKEASGVEYLRMLALARLVLDNFPSLQASWVTQGGKVGQLSLAYGANDMGSVMIEENVVRAAGAAYCMDEVEIVRNIENAGFAARRRNMHYEILGGPYFREQSVPRQLELATARADGDTSRPDELRQYAARSAAEKRQRAAETENRG; translated from the coding sequence ATGCCGACGATCAAGGCACTCGCTGACACGGTCACTGCCGGAGGACGGCTGAGCGCCGCCGACGCGCTCGAGCTCTATCATCACGCGCCGCTGCCCCTGCTGGGCGAGCTCGCCGAGACGGTCCGCGCCCGCAAGCATCCCGGGCGCATCGTCACCTACATCATCGACCGCAACGTCAACTATACGAACGTCTGCATCGCGCGCTGCAACTTCTGCGCGTTCTACCGGCCAGTGGGCTCGAGCGAGGGATACGTCCTCGGGTTCGAGGAAGTGTTTCGCAAGATCGACGAGACCATCGCCCTTGGCGGCGTGCAGTTGCTGCTGCAGGGTGGACACAATCCGGACCTGCCGTTCGAGTGGTACGAGGACCTCTTCCGCGCCGTCAAGCAGCGCTATCCGTCCTTCAAGCTGCACGCGCTGTCGCCGCCCGAAGTGATCCACCTGACGCGGATGACGAAGCTGACCGTGCCGGAGGTGCTCGATCGCCTGATCGCCGCCGGCCTCGACAGCGTCCCTGGCGGGGGCGCCGAGATTCTCGTCGACCGCGTGCGCAAGCTGCTCAACTGCTACGGCAAGGCCACCGCTGATGAATGGCTCAGCGTGATGCGCGAGGCCCACCGGAAAGGTCTGCGTACCACCGCGACGATGATGTATGGGCACGTCGAGACGGTGGAGGAGCGCATCGAGCACCTGGTGCGGCTGCGCGAGGTCCAGGACGAGACCGGCGGCTTCACCGCGTTCATCGCCTGGAGTTATCAGCCCGAGCACACGGAGTTGGGTGGCAAGGAGGCGAGCGGCGTCGAGTATCTGCGCATGCTGGCGCTGGCCCGGCTGGTCCTCGACAACTTCCCGAGCCTGCAGGCGTCGTGGGTGACACAGGGGGGCAAGGTCGGTCAGCTCAGTCTGGCCTACGGCGCCAACGACATGGGCAGCGTGATGATCGAAGAGAACGTCGTCCGCGCCGCCGGCGCCGCCTACTGCATGGACGAAGTGGAGATCGTCCGCAACATCGAGAACGCCGGCTTCGCCGCCAGGCGCCGGAACATGCACTACGAGATCCTCGGCGGCCCGTATTTTCGCGAGCAGTCGGTGCCGCGGCAGCTCGAGCTGGCGACGGCCAGGGCCGACGGGGACACGTCGCGTCCCGACGAGTTGCGCCAGTATGCGGCGCGCAGCGCCGCCGAGAAGCGCCAGCGCGCTGCGGAGACCGAGAACCGCGGATGA
- a CDS encoding amidohydrolase family protein, with product MTRYRAAWILPITAAPIAGGVVAIDRDLVVSAGAYDGGAVEDLGQVAILPGLVNAHTHLELSWMRGLIPPNASMPAWAAALMALRRTVSHEPAEPIVDAIAEARRSGTSLLGDVTNTFATYEPLLDSELSAVLFRELLGFKPVDPDAMVRGVEDQMAALTPVQWLRPSIVPHAPYSVAPALMRAIGRANGERPLSVHLGESAQELEFLRDGSGDWRMLLEALGVWEPAWAPPGCGPVPYLDDLGLVNERLLAVHGVHFTEAELARLASAGATVVTCPRSNRWTGAGVPPVAGFYASGVRVAIGTDSLASVEDLNVFGEMAEVRRLAPGVPASRILESGTLAGAQALGFASELGSIEPGKRAQLLAVRLPPDCADVEEYLLGGVEPRDVQWLDR from the coding sequence ATGACACGGTATCGCGCAGCCTGGATCCTCCCCATCACCGCGGCGCCGATCGCCGGGGGCGTCGTGGCCATTGATCGCGATCTGGTCGTCTCGGCCGGCGCGTACGACGGCGGCGCCGTCGAAGACCTCGGTCAAGTCGCGATCCTGCCGGGGCTCGTCAACGCCCACACCCATCTCGAGCTGTCGTGGATGCGCGGGCTGATCCCGCCCAACGCGTCGATGCCGGCGTGGGCGGCCGCGCTGATGGCGCTCCGCCGGACGGTGTCGCACGAACCGGCCGAGCCGATCGTGGACGCGATTGCCGAGGCGCGCCGCTCGGGAACCAGCCTGCTCGGCGACGTCACCAATACCTTCGCCACCTACGAGCCGCTGCTCGACAGCGAGCTCTCGGCGGTGCTCTTCCGCGAGCTGCTCGGATTCAAACCGGTTGATCCCGACGCGATGGTGCGCGGGGTAGAGGATCAGATGGCCGCGCTCACGCCGGTGCAATGGCTGCGGCCGTCGATCGTGCCGCACGCGCCGTACTCGGTGGCGCCGGCGCTGATGCGCGCGATCGGTCGCGCCAACGGGGAGCGGCCGCTGAGCGTGCACCTCGGCGAGTCGGCGCAGGAACTCGAGTTCCTGCGCGACGGCAGCGGCGATTGGCGGATGCTGCTCGAAGCGCTCGGCGTATGGGAGCCGGCGTGGGCGCCCCCCGGCTGCGGGCCGGTGCCGTACCTCGACGATCTCGGGCTGGTCAACGAGCGGCTGCTCGCCGTGCACGGCGTCCACTTCACCGAGGCCGAACTGGCGCGTTTGGCCTCGGCCGGCGCCACCGTCGTGACCTGCCCGCGCAGCAATCGCTGGACGGGAGCCGGCGTTCCGCCGGTGGCCGGGTTCTATGCATCTGGCGTGCGAGTCGCCATCGGCACCGACAGCCTTGCCAGCGTGGAGGACCTGAACGTGTTCGGCGAAATGGCCGAAGTCCGCCGTCTGGCTCCCGGCGTTCCCGCCTCGCGCATTCTCGAGAGCGGGACGCTTGCTGGCGCGCAGGCGCTGGGATTCGCTTCTGAGCTTGGCTCGATCGAGCCCGGCAAACGCGCTCAGCTTCTCGCCGTTCGACTACCGCCAGACTGCGCGGACGTGGAAGAATACTTGCTCGGCGGCGTCGAGCCGCGCGACGTCCAGTGGCTCGACCGCTGA
- a CDS encoding 4-hydroxybenzoate octaprenyltransferase, producing the protein MSRVATYLSFVRFSHSVFALPFALTGALLALHRGPLPERDVLWRVLWIVVAMVSARSAAMGFNRLADADYDAKNPRTAAREIPRGAMSRAEASVFVGVSSLAFIAASAMLGRNCLALSPVALAIVFWYSLAKRVTNYTQFFLALAMAVAPVGGWLAAGGRLAAAEPWLLGAAIGSWVGGFDILYACQDLEFDRAAGLKSIPVRFGVPRSLLLSRLMHVLAVGCLAVLGVLADLGPSYQVGVALVAVLLVYEQSLVRADDLSQVKRAFDLNGYVGILYFVATAVAVYVR; encoded by the coding sequence GTGAGCCGAGTCGCTACCTATCTGTCATTCGTCCGCTTCAGCCACAGCGTGTTCGCGCTGCCGTTCGCGTTGACGGGCGCGCTCCTGGCGCTGCACCGCGGGCCGCTGCCGGAGCGCGACGTGCTGTGGCGCGTCCTGTGGATCGTGGTCGCCATGGTCTCGGCGCGCAGCGCCGCGATGGGGTTCAACCGGCTCGCCGACGCCGACTACGACGCGAAGAACCCGCGAACCGCGGCCCGCGAGATCCCGCGCGGCGCGATGAGCCGTGCCGAAGCGTCGGTGTTCGTTGGCGTGTCGTCGCTCGCCTTCATCGCGGCCTCGGCGATGCTTGGCAGGAACTGCCTCGCGCTCTCGCCGGTCGCGCTCGCGATCGTCTTCTGGTATTCGCTGGCCAAGCGCGTCACCAACTACACGCAGTTCTTCCTGGCGCTCGCGATGGCGGTCGCGCCGGTTGGCGGCTGGCTGGCCGCGGGCGGACGTCTGGCCGCGGCCGAGCCCTGGCTGCTCGGCGCCGCCATCGGTAGTTGGGTGGGAGGATTCGACATCCTGTATGCGTGTCAGGATCTCGAATTCGATCGCGCGGCCGGTCTGAAATCGATTCCGGTCAGGTTCGGAGTCCCGCGCTCGCTGCTGCTCTCCCGGCTGATGCACGTCCTGGCCGTCGGCTGCCTCGCGGTGCTCGGCGTGCTCGCCGATCTCGGGCCGTCGTATCAGGTGGGGGTGGCCCTGGTCGCCGTCCTCCTCGTTTACGAGCAGTCGCTCGTCCGCGCCGACGATTTGTCGCAGGTCAAGCGGGCCTTCGATCTGAACGGCTACGTCGGCATCCTGTATTTCGTCGCCACGGCCGTGGCCGTCTATGTGCGCTAG
- a CDS encoding UbiX family flavin prenyltransferase, with protein MCASAAGSGSGFASRRFALAITGASGALYAMRTMAALLERECHLEVVVSDYGRRLLLDELGEQASVSRLREYLVGKYGEAAAKGTFDILSNKDLGATIASGSHDCEGMAIVPCSMKTLAGVAHGLSRNLIERAADVMLKEKRRLVVVPRETPMSLPQLKNMVLCAEAGAMILPAMPAFYQMPKSLDDLADFVAGKILSGLGVRHGLYPEWNG; from the coding sequence ATGTGCGCTAGCGCGGCGGGGTCCGGCTCCGGCTTTGCCTCCCGCCGGTTTGCCCTCGCGATCACCGGAGCCAGCGGCGCGTTGTATGCCATGCGCACGATGGCGGCGCTGCTCGAGCGGGAGTGCCACCTGGAAGTGGTCGTCTCCGACTACGGGCGCCGGCTGCTGCTCGACGAACTGGGCGAACAGGCCTCGGTCAGCCGGCTGCGCGAGTATCTGGTGGGCAAGTACGGCGAGGCGGCGGCGAAGGGGACCTTCGACATCCTCAGCAACAAGGACCTGGGCGCCACCATCGCCAGCGGCAGCCACGATTGCGAGGGGATGGCCATCGTACCGTGCTCGATGAAGACGCTTGCCGGCGTGGCGCACGGTCTGTCGCGCAATCTCATCGAGCGCGCCGCCGACGTGATGTTGAAGGAGAAGCGGCGGCTCGTGGTCGTCCCGCGCGAGACGCCGATGAGCCTGCCGCAGCTCAAGAACATGGTCCTCTGCGCCGAGGCCGGCGCGATGATCCTGCCGGCGATGCCGGCGTTCTACCAGATGCCGAAGTCCCTCGACGACCTCGCCGATTTCGTGGCGGGGAAAATCCTGTCGGGGCTCGGCGTCCGGCACGGTTTGTATCCCGAGTGGAACGGCTGA
- a CDS encoding matrixin family metalloprotease has translation MVSSEQTFNGTDACGCGSNKIPGDITVHEVGHALGFWHVSDKSSMMYPQLQGNCPRVGTPSATELYHAKIAYSRPPGNTDPDRDPSNAGTLSTHATRIRIS, from the coding sequence GTGGTTTCATCGGAGCAGACATTCAACGGCACCGACGCGTGCGGCTGCGGCAGCAACAAGATACCCGGAGACATCACCGTCCATGAGGTCGGACACGCGCTCGGGTTCTGGCACGTCTCGGACAAGAGCAGCATGATGTATCCGCAACTGCAGGGTAACTGCCCGCGGGTCGGAACGCCTTCTGCGACGGAGCTCTATCACGCGAAGATCGCGTATTCACGTCCGCCCGGCAACACCGATCCCGATCGCGATCCGAGCAACGCCGGCACGCTGTCGACGCATGCGACGCGCATCCGCATCTCGTAG